The Dethiosulfovibrio salsuginis nucleotide sequence TCCAGTATGGTCCTGAGACTATCGCTTTGGTCTCCGTCCTAAACACCATAGGGGCCGTATCCATAGACCGCATTCACGACATACTCCATGGAGCCTGTAGACTTCCTATATCCACGGGAACGATCTACAACATGGTCAAAAAAGCGGTTCTCTCCGTAGCCCCGTCTGTGGAGGTCATAAAGGAGAAGGTCAAAGCTCTCTCCTTGGCCCATTTCGACGAAACAGGTGTCCGAGTAGATAAAGGACTCCGCTGGGCTCATGTTGCCTGTAACCGTCACTACGCCTACATATCCGTCGAAAAGCAGCGAGGCTACGACGGGATGGTCGCCTCCGGGATACTTCAAGGCGAAGCTTAAAATATCGGGCTGCTTCCGAACCTCGGAAGGGGCTAATGACTATGCCAAAATAATGTCGTTCCTCGAGGCCATGTCTATGGTTCTCGATGGTCAGATTCTCTTCTTGGATGGGGCGACTGAATAGTTACGTCGATATAAAAAAAGAGGGGCCTTAGGCCCCTCTTTTAGTGTCGATATTTAGCTTTGGTTTACAGGTATCCTGCGGCGGCCAGAAGTTCCTTGGCCTTTGGCACGTGCTTGCCCGGGAGCTTGACCACCGGTCCGGTGCATCCCATGGAGGACTCGGCGTAGATTCCGTTTTTCCAGAGTTCTCTCACGGCATCCTCTATGGAAAGGACGTCTATGCCGTGGATCTCCTCGTCGGTGGGCTCCGCAGGAGGAGCGGTTACCTCCTGAGAGCACTCGGGCTTAGAAAGGACACCCTGGATTACCTCGTCGAGGCCCGCTTTTTTAGCGGAGGCTATCTCCGAGGCCACTACCTGAGGCAGATCGCCTTTGGCGACGGACGCGGTGTAGGCCACGGCGTTCGCCACGACAGGGGCTCCAGAGGCTCTGGATATGATGGAGATGACCTTGTCCCAGCCCTCTCCTGTGGCGGGACCGTAGCCCCAGCCCAGGGCCTCGTAGGATCCTCCGGTGTTGAAGGAAGAGAACATCTTCATCAGGACGTTGCCGGTGAGGGTGTCGCATACGCAGACGTCCACCGCTCCGGCCAGTATGTCGTTGCCCCTCAGGACCGAGCCGCCGTCGGCTCTAAGGCTCTCTCCGAAGGTGATGTCGTAGCCTTTGTCCTTAAGCTTAGTGAGGGCCTTAAACACCAGCTGGGCTCCCTCTACGTTCAGGATTCCCACGGTGGGGTTGACCTTGCCCATGGCTTTGGCTACGGCGATTCCGTAGATGGCGTTTCTGATCATGGCTTCCACCCTGTTGATGGCGGAGGTGCCGGTAGAGGACGCCACTATCATGTCTTTCCCCTTTGCTGGGGTGACGACCCTGCCTATGGTGGTGACGCCCATAGGGAAGGGGTAGTGGAGAGCCACCGCTCCCGATATGGTTCCGTCGGAAAGGGCCGTCTCCATGGCCTTGGCTATATCGGCATCGCAGGGGTCTGTCTCTATCCACTGAAGGTCGTCGTATCCCTCGACTTTAGGGCCTATCATGACGACCTTTACTCCCTGGTTCTGCTGCTGTGCCAGTCTGCCGCTTTTGGCAAGCTCCTCGGGGCCGTGTTCACTGCCCGAGGCCATCAGTCCGACCTTTACGCTGGGACCGCCGTTTTTGGCGGCGTCAACCAGCTCGGCCAGGGCGTCTCCTATTAGTTTCTTGACGTCAGACATAGTTATACCTCCGTTATTTCGTCAAGGAGGCGGCGAGCTCCGAGAGGGCCTCCATGAGGACGCTCTTTACGTCGTCTTTGTTGACCGTTGCCTGTGCAGGAGCGGCGGGCTCGATAAGGAAAGAGGCTCCGTCGGCCAGGTTGGTGAGCCGAGCGAGGAATAGGCTTCCTTTGCCTATTATCATGGCTCTCTTTATCTTGCCCTCTTTGATCCAGTCGCAGGCGTGGCCTATGAAGGGAACTCCCGCAGGGATGTGTCCCTGGGTGTGGGCGAAGCCCGGAAGGCCTTTCTCCTTGACGAAGTTC carries:
- a CDS encoding IS66 family transposase, which encodes QYGPETIALVSVLNTIGAVSIDRIHDILHGACRLPISTGTIYNMVKKAVLSVAPSVEVIKEKVKALSLAHFDETGVRVDKGLRWAHVACNRHYAYISVEKQRGYDGMVASGILQGEA
- the grdD gene encoding glycine/sarcosine/betaine reductase complex component C subunit alpha, yielding MSDVKKLIGDALAELVDAAKNGGPSVKVGLMASGSEHGPEELAKSGRLAQQQNQGVKVVMIGPKVEGYDDLQWIETDPCDADIAKAMETALSDGTISGAVALHYPFPMGVTTIGRVVTPAKGKDMIVASSTGTSAINRVEAMIRNAIYGIAVAKAMGKVNPTVGILNVEGAQLVFKALTKLKDKGYDITFGESLRADGGSVLRGNDILAGAVDVCVCDTLTGNVLMKMFSSFNTGGSYEALGWGYGPATGEGWDKVISIISRASGAPVVANAVAYTASVAKGDLPQVVASEIASAKKAGLDEVIQGVLSKPECSQEVTAPPAEPTDEEIHGIDVLSIEDAVRELWKNGIYAESSMGCTGPVVKLPGKHVPKAKELLAAAGYL